The genome window GCACCGCGATCGGCACCGGGATCAACGCCGATCCGCGCTTCGGCGGCAAGGTGGCCAAGGCCCTGTCCGCGCTGACCGGCAGCAAGTTCGACAGCGCCGACAACAAGTTCGAAGGCCTGGCCGCGCAGGACGATGCGGTGGAACTGTCCGGCCAGCTCAATGCGCTGGCGGTGGCGCTGATCAAGATCGCCAACGACCTGCGCTGGATGAACGCCGGGCCGCTGGCCGGCCTCGGCGAGATCGAATTGCCGGCCTTGCAGCCGGGCAGCTCGATCATGCCCGGCAAGGTCAATCCGGTCATTCCCGAGGCCACGGTGATGGTCTGCGCGCAGGTCATCGGCCACCACACCGCGATCACCGTGGCCGGGCAGACCGGCAACTTCCAGTTGAACGTGGCGCTGCCGCTGATCGCGGCCAACCTGCTGGATTCGATCAACCTGCTGGCCAACGTGTCGCGGCTGCTGGCCGATGCGGCGATCGCCGGGCTGAAGGTGCGCGAGGATCGGGTCCGCGAGACGCTGGACCGCAATCCGATCCTGGTCACCGCGCTGAATCCGATCATCGGCTACGAAAAAGCGGCGGCGATCGCCAAGCGCGCCTACAAGGAGAATCGCCCTGTGCTGGAGATCGCGCTGGAGGACAGCGGCGTGGGCGAGGCCGAGCTACGCAAGCTGCTCGACCCGGCGGCGCTGACCAAGGGCGGCATCCACGCCGGCGCGGGTGGCGGCGGTTGAGGCGTGGTGCCCGCATGGTGCGGCCGATGCCGTGGCATGCGGAGCTGGCGTGTCGCGTTTGCGAACGAATCCGGCGAGCTGGAGATGCCGACGCTGAAGCGCGAATTCATCCGCTGGGATGTTGCAGTGAAGGTCCGGGTGCCTCGGACGCAGTCTCGTCGGAAAGTCCCACGGCTCCGTCGGTCGCCGCTGAAGCCGCTCTACAGGCAAACCCGCAATGGAATGTCTAGGTGCACTGTAGGAGGGGCTTCAGCCCCGACAGGATCCGACCTCGCGGCATCCATCCCCCCAACGATGGCACGTACCGGCTTCTCGTCTCTGCAGGAGCAGAGGACGTGCCTCAGCGCCGCTCCGCCTGCAGGTTGCCGAAGCTTTCCTGGTAGGGCTGCAGCGACGGGATATCGTGCAGCACCGCGCTCTGCAGTGCGCTGATCTCCGGCGTGGTGGCAAAGCCGACCGAGCGCATGTTCGGATCAGGTACGGCGGTTTCCAGGGTGCGCTGGCGCTGCATCTGCAATTGCATGAACAGCTGTTGCAGCTGGGTGCGCTGCGCCTGCGGCAGCGGCAGTTCGATGTCGTCGATGCGCAGGCTGCCGTCGGGGCCGATCGAGGCGTTGGCGGCCGGGGCGCGGCGCAGCATCACGCTCATGCTGTCCACCGACACGCGCGGCTTGCCGCGTTCGGCGCGCGAGGACGAGGCGGCGCCGTCGCGCGCGCCGCACGCCGCCAGCAGCAGGCACAGCGCGATCAGGGAAAACCAGGCGACTAGCGTCTTCTTCATCGATCGATTCGGAGCAGGAGGGTCCCGGCCATTTTAGGCCGGGACCGGCGCAATTACTTGGCAGATTTGTCGCAGTCGCTGATGTCGCTGGCATCGAGGCTGGCATAGGGACGGAATGCCGGCAGCTGCTGCGCCAGCGTGTCCTGCGCCTGGCGCAGCGTCGCCACCTGCGCGCAGATCTTCAGCGCTTCCTGCTTGAGCTTCTCGGCCTGCGCCTCGATGTGCTCGCCGACATGGTCGGTGTTGCCGCTGATGACCCCGGCCAGCGCGTCGCCGGCCGCTTTCACGCCCAGCGCGGCGCCTTGCTTGCCGACCTCCAGGCCCTGCATGCCGACTGCGCCGAGCTGCGCGCGGTAGGCCACCAGCAAGGCGCGCTGCTCGGCGCCGAGCGCGATCTGTTTGCCGTCGATCAGCAGGTCGCCGCTCCGGGTGATGGTCGCCGGTGGCTGGCCGGAGACCTTCAGGGTGATGTCGCCGTTGTCGAAGCTCAGGCTGCGCGTGCTGGGCGTGTTGCTGCTGGTCCGTTCGGACTGCGGCGTCGAGGGCTGGCAGGCGGCCAGGGCCAATAGCGCGATCAGGGCGATGCCGGCCGACGGCAGGGAACGATGCTGCATGGGTATGTTCTCGATCGAAGCGAAGGGAGCGCCGCGGATCAGCGCCGCTTGGGCACGTTGACGCTGCCGCGCACGCCGCTGTGGTGGATGTCGCCGCTGCCGATCCGCTCCACGCTGAGATTGCCGCCGACGCCGCTGACTTCCAGGTCGCCTGAACCGATCGATTGCAGCGCCACGCTGCCGCTCACGTCGCGCAGCTGTGCATCGCCGGAGCCGATGCTGCCGATCTGCACCGCACCGCGCACGCCGTGCACGGTCAGGTCGCCGGAGCCGACCGTGCCGATCTTGACGTCGCCGCCGACCTGGCTCGCCTTGACGTCGCCCGAGCCCAGCGTCGGTAGGCTGAGGCTGCCGATGTCGCGCAGCTCGATGTCGCCCGATCCCACTGTGGCGCTGACCACGCCGCGCACACCGTGCGCATGCAGATCGCCGGAGCCGACGCTGGCGTCGAGCGCCGCCACGCCGCCGATGTCGGCATCGCCGGAGCCCAGCCGCAACTGCACGGGCAGGGAACTCGGCACGCTGCCGGCCAGGTCCAGGTAGGCGTAGCGGGTGCCCGAGCTGATGCCGTGGATCTTGCCGTCGTGCTGCAGGGTCACGATCAGCGTGTCGCCTTCGCGGCGCTGGCGCACGGTCAGCTCCTTGAGCATGTCCGCATCGGAGGCGCAGGCGCGGCCGCGCAGCTCGAACGCGGCGGCGCTGGCGCCGGTCAGCTTGAGGTTGTTCTGCTGCGCGTCGAAGATCACATTCTTGGCGCCTGTCAGGTCCAGTTTCAGGTTGCGCGGCTCGGAATGCCTGCATTCGTCGGCCAGGGCCAGGGCCGGGACCAGCAGCAGCGCGGACAGCAGCAAGGTCTTGCGCATCATCGTGAACTCCATAGGCAAAGAGGGAATCGGGAAACGGAAAACGGTGCGGATCAGGCTTCGTCGCGCCAGCGGCGCAGATAGATCGCCGCGACGATGAAGGCCACTCCGATCGCCGCGCCGATCCAGATGTCGGTGCTCTGGAAGATGCGCCAGGCATCGCTGAGTTGGATCGCGTTGGCCAGGTCCTGGGCGCCATCGATCTGCACCGGCGGCGCGCTTTCGCTGAGCACCGGCAGCCAGGTGCCGGGCAGCACGCTCAGCAGGCCGCGGTAGACCACCGTGTACCAGATCGCGTTGTGGTTCACGTGCAGCATCGGCAGGATGCCCATCATGCTCGCCATCACGCAGCCCAGGACCGGGATCAGCACCGCCCACAGGAATGGCTTGGTGCGCGCCCAGGCCGAGCAGAACATCAGCCAGCCGATGGTCGGCAGCGACCACATCACGTAGATCGGCAGGTTGGACAGCACCGCGCCGATGATGCGCAGCGGATGCGAGTGGGTGAACACCGCGCTGCTCTGGCTGATGCCGTTGACCGACAGGGTCAGCGCGGTGACCAGCCACAGGCAGATGCCGATCAGCAGGCCGATCCCGATCGCCACGATCGGCGCCAGCAGCAGCGCCCAGGCGGCCTTGGACAGCACCGTGTTCAGATCCGACAGCGGCAGCGATTTCCAGAACAGCACGCTGCGGTCGCGGCGGTCGTCGTACAGCGAGCCCAGTGCGTAGAAGAACACCACGAACCCCAGCACGACGCAGGCCAGGACCACGCCGGCCAGCATGGTGCCGTCGCCGACCGCGCCGATGATCTCGTTCAGCTTCTCCGGTCCGCCATCGATGTTGAAGCCGTTGCTGCCGTCGCCGCGGCCGGCCACGGTGCCGATCAGCGCGAGCAGCGTGTACAGCACGGTGATCACGCTGCCGGCGATGACCGGTGCCCACAGGAAGCCGCCGCGGTGTTCCCAGTATTCGCGCTTGAGCAGCCACTTGAAGCTGGTCAGCGCGGAAATCTGCTTGGCAGGTGCGTTCATGCGTAGGTCCCCTTCATGATGGCAACGAACAGGTCGGCCAGGCCGGGAGTGCGGGTTTCGCCGAGCGCGGCCAATTGCGCCTGCGGCACGCCGTCGTACAGGAACACGGTCTTGCCGAACGGCAGGCCACGTTCGTCGATCGGCTGCAGCGCGCGGGCCGCGTCGACGCATTCGGCCGGCACCAGCAGTTCGGTGTAGCGCGTGGCCATGTGCTCCATGTCGGCGCTGAGCACGATGCGGCCGTCGCGGATAAACAGCACGTCGGTGAGGATGTGCTCGATCTCCTCGACCTGGTGGGTAGTGATGATGATGGTCTTCTGTTCGTCGAAGTAGTCTTCCAGCAGGCGCTGGTAGAACTCCTTGCGGTACAGGATGTCCAGGCCCAGGGTGGGTTCGTCGAGCACCAGCAGGCGCGCGTCGATGGCCATCACCAGCGCCAGGTGCAGTTGCACGATCATGCCCTTGGACATCTCGCGCACGCGCAGCTTCGGCGTCAGCTTGGTGTTGGCCAGGAAGCGCTCGCACTTGGCGCGGTCGAAGCGCGGATGCACCCCGGCGACGAAATCGATCGCCTCGCGTACCCGCATCCAGCGCGGCAGCACCG of Xanthomonas translucens pv. cerealis contains these proteins:
- a CDS encoding class II fumarate hydratase; the protein is MSDKFRVEHDSMGELQVPAEALWGAQTQRAVQNFPVSGQPMPRGFIRALGLIKAAAAGVNADLDLLPKAVAKVVQAAALEVADGKHDAHFPIDIYQTGSGTSSNMNANEVIATLASRAGKPGAPAVHPNDHVNLGQSSNDVVPTAIRVSAQLATQEQLLPALKHLRKVIDKRARQLDKVVKTGRTHLMDAMPLTFGQEFGAWSAQLSSAQKRLQDSLTRLRRLPLGGTAIGTGINADPRFGGKVAKALSALTGSKFDSADNKFEGLAAQDDAVELSGQLNALAVALIKIANDLRWMNAGPLAGLGEIELPALQPGSSIMPGKVNPVIPEATVMVCAQVIGHHTAITVAGQTGNFQLNVALPLIAANLLDSINLLANVSRLLADAAIAGLKVREDRVRETLDRNPILVTALNPIIGYEKAAAIAKRAYKENRPVLEIALEDSGVGEAELRKLLDPAALTKGGIHAGAGGGG
- a CDS encoding DUF2884 family protein, translating into MQHRSLPSAGIALIALLALAACQPSTPQSERTSSNTPSTRSLSFDNGDITLKVSGQPPATITRSGDLLIDGKQIALGAEQRALLVAYRAQLGAVGMQGLEVGKQGAALGVKAAGDALAGVISGNTDHVGEHIEAQAEKLKQEALKICAQVATLRQAQDTLAQQLPAFRPYASLDASDISDCDKSAK
- a CDS encoding DUF4097 family beta strand repeat-containing protein, with the translated sequence MRKTLLLSALLLVPALALADECRHSEPRNLKLDLTGAKNVIFDAQQNNLKLTGASAAAFELRGRACASDADMLKELTVRQRREGDTLIVTLQHDGKIHGISSGTRYAYLDLAGSVPSSLPVQLRLGSGDADIGGVAALDASVGSGDLHAHGVRGVVSATVGSGDIELRDIGSLSLPTLGSGDVKASQVGGDVKIGTVGSGDLTVHGVRGAVQIGSIGSGDAQLRDVSGSVALQSIGSGDLEVSGVGGNLSVERIGSGDIHHSGVRGSVNVPKRR
- a CDS encoding ABC transporter permease, whose translation is MNAPAKQISALTSFKWLLKREYWEHRGGFLWAPVIAGSVITVLYTLLALIGTVAGRGDGSNGFNIDGGPEKLNEIIGAVGDGTMLAGVVLACVVLGFVVFFYALGSLYDDRRDRSVLFWKSLPLSDLNTVLSKAAWALLLAPIVAIGIGLLIGICLWLVTALTLSVNGISQSSAVFTHSHPLRIIGAVLSNLPIYVMWSLPTIGWLMFCSAWARTKPFLWAVLIPVLGCVMASMMGILPMLHVNHNAIWYTVVYRGLLSVLPGTWLPVLSESAPPVQIDGAQDLANAIQLSDAWRIFQSTDIWIGAAIGVAFIVAAIYLRRWRDEA
- a CDS encoding ABC transporter ATP-binding protein — translated: MTAAVAASESVVSARALRKTYNYKPALADTSFAIAPGRIVGLIGPNGAGKTTALKAVLGLTAVEGELRVLGMDPRKQRNALMNDVCFIADVAVLPRWMRVREAIDFVAGVHPRFDRAKCERFLANTKLTPKLRVREMSKGMIVQLHLALVMAIDARLLVLDEPTLGLDILYRKEFYQRLLEDYFDEQKTIIITTHQVEEIEHILTDVLFIRDGRIVLSADMEHMATRYTELLVPAECVDAARALQPIDERGLPFGKTVFLYDGVPQAQLAALGETRTPGLADLFVAIMKGTYA